The Streptomyces sp. SS1-1 genome has a segment encoding these proteins:
- a CDS encoding ABC transporter substrate-binding protein, whose product MMRRRTTLLTGCTALVLALGATACGGDPVSAGGGDKALDGQTVTVAGVWTGTEQKNFQKVLDAFTEKTGAKTTFVSTGDNVSTVVGSKIEGGNAPDVVMVPQVGVLKQFAQKGWLKPLSATAQKSVDANFAPVWKNYGSVDDTLYGLYFKAAHKSTVWYSPDALAQAGVEPPTSYDDLLKAGRTVSDSGLAAFSVAGQDGWTLTDWFENVYLSQAGPEKYDALATHQLKWTDASVVKALTTLGELFKDKQLIAGGQKGALNTDFPGSVEKVFGPKPEAGMVYEGDFVAGVAKDQFGRKIGEDANFFPFPAVDGGKPPVVSGGDAAVVLKDGKSQKAGMALLEYLATPEAAAVWAEAGGFLSPNKNVDLASYGDDVTRETAKSLVAAGDSVRFDMSDQAPAAFGGTKGAGEWKLLQDFLRDPSDPNGTAAKLEAAAAKAYEGQG is encoded by the coding sequence ATGATGCGACGCCGTACCACCCTGCTCACCGGCTGTACCGCCCTCGTCCTGGCGCTCGGCGCGACCGCCTGCGGCGGCGACCCCGTCTCGGCCGGCGGCGGCGACAAGGCCCTCGACGGACAGACGGTCACCGTCGCCGGAGTGTGGACCGGCACCGAGCAGAAGAACTTCCAGAAGGTGCTGGACGCCTTCACCGAGAAGACCGGCGCCAAGACGACGTTCGTCTCCACCGGCGACAACGTCTCCACCGTCGTCGGCAGCAAGATCGAGGGCGGCAACGCCCCCGACGTCGTGATGGTCCCGCAGGTCGGCGTGCTCAAGCAGTTCGCGCAGAAGGGCTGGCTCAAGCCGCTGTCGGCCACCGCCCAGAAGTCCGTGGACGCCAACTTCGCGCCCGTCTGGAAGAACTACGGCAGCGTCGACGACACCCTCTACGGCCTCTACTTCAAGGCCGCCCACAAGTCGACCGTCTGGTACAGCCCCGACGCCCTCGCCCAGGCCGGCGTCGAGCCGCCGACGTCGTACGACGACCTGCTGAAGGCCGGGCGGACCGTCTCCGACTCCGGTCTCGCCGCCTTCTCCGTCGCCGGTCAGGACGGCTGGACCCTGACCGACTGGTTCGAGAACGTCTACCTCTCCCAGGCCGGCCCCGAGAAGTACGACGCGCTCGCCACGCACCAGCTGAAGTGGACCGACGCCTCCGTCGTGAAGGCGCTGACCACCCTCGGCGAGCTGTTCAAGGACAAGCAGCTGATCGCGGGCGGCCAGAAGGGCGCCCTGAACACCGACTTCCCCGGCTCCGTGGAGAAGGTGTTCGGCCCGAAGCCCGAGGCCGGCATGGTCTACGAGGGCGACTTCGTCGCGGGCGTCGCCAAGGACCAGTTCGGCCGGAAGATCGGCGAGGACGCGAACTTCTTCCCGTTCCCGGCGGTCGACGGGGGCAAGCCGCCGGTCGTCAGCGGCGGTGACGCCGCCGTCGTCCTGAAGGACGGCAAGAGCCAGAAGGCCGGCATGGCCCTGCTGGAGTACCTGGCCACCCCCGAGGCCGCCGCCGTGTGGGCCGAGGCCGGCGGCTTCCTGTCCCCGAACAAGAACGTCGACCTCGCCTCCTACGGCGACGACGTCACCCGTGAGACCGCCAAGTCGCTGGTCGCCGCCGGTGACTCGGTCCGCTTCGACATGTCCGACCAGGCCCCGGCGGCCTTCGGCGGCACCAAGGGCGCCGGCGAGTGGAAGCTCCTCCAGGACTTCCTGCGCGACCCGTCCGACCCGAACGGGACCGCCGCCAAGCTGGAGGCCGCGGCCGCCAAGGCGTACGAGGGCCAGGGCTGA
- a CDS encoding PadR family transcriptional regulator, whose protein sequence is MRLPLLALLARGPAHGYELKQDLEQLLGSAYPQPNVGQIYVTLGRLEKSGLIEGEDVEQSGRPNKKVYHLTDAGREALHAWFEETEDEPRVRDEFFMKLALAPQTGLADQIALINRQRRQYLNTMRHLSKLAAAENRDNRVAHLLIEGAMLHLQADLDWLERCQEELEELE, encoded by the coding sequence GTGCGGCTGCCCCTCCTGGCCCTGCTGGCGCGCGGCCCGGCGCACGGATACGAGCTGAAGCAGGACCTTGAGCAACTGCTGGGCTCCGCGTACCCTCAGCCGAACGTCGGCCAGATCTACGTCACCCTCGGCCGTCTCGAGAAGTCGGGACTCATAGAGGGCGAGGACGTCGAGCAGTCGGGCCGGCCCAACAAGAAGGTCTACCACCTCACCGACGCCGGGCGTGAGGCGCTGCACGCCTGGTTCGAGGAGACCGAGGACGAGCCTCGGGTACGGGACGAGTTCTTCATGAAACTGGCCCTCGCCCCGCAGACCGGCCTCGCCGACCAGATCGCCCTCATCAACCGACAGCGGCGCCAGTACCTGAACACCATGCGTCACCTGTCGAAGCTGGCCGCCGCCGAGAACCGGGACAACCGCGTCGCGCATCTGCTCATCGAGGGTGCGATGCTGCACCTCCAGGCGGACCTCGACTGGCTGGAACGGTGCCAGGAGGAGCTGGAGGAGCTGGAGTGA
- a CDS encoding glycoside hydrolase family 13 protein has translation MLSKYHWWRDAVIYQVYVRSFLDSTGDGVGDLAGVRAGLPYLKKLGVDGIWLSPFYPSPQHDHGYDVADYCDVDPLFGDLAEFDLLVTAARRLGVKVLLDIVPNHCSSEHRWFQEALSAGPGSPARARFHFADGRGPEGAEPPNNWHAMFGGPAWSRVTEADGRPGQWYLHMFTPEQPDWNWRNPEVGAEFDRVLRFWLDRGVDGFRIDVAAGLFKHPELPDSDDPEADARTRDSVNPLAWNQPEVHTVWRSWRSICEEYTERDGRERLLVGEVSVPTAREHALYVRSDELHQAFFFDLLSAPWDADAFRKVISEAMQDIAGTGSTVTWVLNNHDQVRTVTRYGEPAPEGSGLGAARARAAALLMLALPGAAYIYQGEELGLPEVVDLPDDVLTDPIFRRTGSRARIRDGCRVPLPWSGQASPFGFTSGVESAKPWLPQPEYFAEYATDRALADTRSFWHLYRDGLQLRSALPQLGEGTLRWLDSPPGVLAFARGDGLVCAVNFGTAPTSAPVSGTPLLSSGPCPAGVLPGSTAAWWMSDGTESPAP, from the coding sequence ATGCTGAGTAAGTACCACTGGTGGCGCGACGCGGTGATCTACCAGGTCTACGTCCGCAGCTTCCTCGACAGCACCGGCGACGGTGTCGGCGACCTCGCCGGGGTCCGCGCGGGGCTGCCGTATCTCAAGAAGCTCGGGGTCGACGGGATCTGGCTGAGCCCCTTCTACCCCTCGCCGCAGCACGACCACGGCTACGACGTCGCCGACTACTGCGACGTCGACCCGCTCTTCGGGGACCTCGCCGAGTTCGACCTGCTGGTCACGGCGGCCCGCCGGCTCGGCGTCAAGGTGCTGCTCGACATCGTCCCCAACCACTGCTCCAGCGAGCACCGGTGGTTCCAGGAGGCGCTGAGCGCCGGCCCCGGCAGCCCGGCCCGCGCCCGCTTCCACTTCGCCGACGGCCGCGGCCCCGAGGGCGCCGAGCCGCCCAACAACTGGCACGCCATGTTCGGCGGCCCCGCGTGGAGCCGGGTGACCGAGGCGGACGGGCGGCCCGGCCAGTGGTACCTGCACATGTTCACCCCCGAGCAGCCCGACTGGAACTGGCGCAACCCCGAGGTCGGCGCCGAGTTCGACCGGGTCCTGCGCTTCTGGCTCGACCGGGGCGTCGACGGCTTCCGCATCGACGTCGCCGCCGGTCTCTTCAAGCACCCCGAACTGCCCGACTCCGACGACCCGGAGGCCGACGCCCGCACCCGCGACTCGGTCAACCCGCTCGCCTGGAACCAGCCCGAGGTGCACACGGTGTGGCGCTCCTGGCGTTCCATATGCGAGGAGTACACCGAACGGGACGGCCGCGAACGGCTCCTCGTCGGCGAGGTGTCCGTGCCGACCGCGCGCGAACACGCCCTGTACGTCCGCTCCGACGAACTCCACCAGGCGTTCTTCTTCGACCTGCTCAGCGCCCCCTGGGACGCCGACGCCTTCCGCAAGGTCATCTCCGAGGCCATGCAGGACATCGCCGGTACCGGCTCGACGGTCACCTGGGTGCTCAACAACCACGACCAGGTCCGCACCGTCACCCGCTACGGGGAGCCCGCCCCCGAGGGCAGCGGCCTCGGCGCCGCCCGCGCCCGCGCCGCCGCGCTGCTCATGCTGGCGCTGCCCGGCGCCGCGTACATCTACCAGGGCGAGGAACTCGGCCTGCCCGAGGTCGTGGACCTGCCCGACGACGTCCTCACCGACCCCATCTTCCGCCGCACCGGAAGCCGCGCCCGGATCCGCGACGGCTGCCGGGTGCCGCTGCCCTGGTCCGGACAGGCGTCACCGTTCGGCTTCACCTCCGGCGTGGAGAGCGCCAAGCCCTGGCTGCCCCAGCCCGAGTACTTCGCCGAGTACGCCACCGACCGGGCGCTGGCCGACACCCGCTCCTTCTGGCACCTGTACCGCGACGGCCTGCAACTGCGCTCCGCCCTGCCCCAGTTGGGCGAGGGCACGCTGCGCTGGCTGGACAGCCCGCCCGGCGTCCTGGCCTTCGCCCGCGGCGACGGCCTGGTCTGCGCCGTCAACTTCGGCACGGCACCCACCTCCGCGCCGGTCTCCGGCACCCCGCTGCTGTCGAGCGGCCCCTGCCCGGCCGGCGTGCTGCCCGGCTCCACGGCCGCCTGGTGGATGAGCGACGGGACCGAGTCCCCCGCTCCCTGA
- the pgl gene encoding 6-phosphogluconolactonase: MSTHTTPQLVVHRDKELMAQAAAARLITKIVDAQASRGSASVVLTGGRNGNGLLAALAAAPARDAIDWGRLDLWWGDERFLPEGDPERNVTQAREALLDAVPLDPKRVHAMPASDGPFGSDVEAAAAAYAEELARAAGPENHGSVPTFDVLMLGVGPDTHVASLFPELPAVRETERTVVGVHGAPKPPPTRVTLTLPAIRAAREVWLLAAGEDKAEAAAIALSGAGEIQAPAAGARGRSRTLWLLDAAAASQLPRSLYPPAIP, encoded by the coding sequence GTGAGCACCCACACCACCCCGCAGCTCGTCGTGCACCGCGACAAGGAGCTGATGGCCCAGGCCGCGGCGGCCCGGCTGATCACGAAGATCGTGGACGCGCAGGCCTCCCGGGGCTCGGCGTCGGTGGTCCTCACCGGCGGCCGCAACGGCAACGGTCTGCTGGCCGCGCTGGCGGCGGCCCCGGCCCGGGACGCCATCGACTGGGGCCGGCTGGACCTGTGGTGGGGCGACGAGCGGTTCCTGCCCGAGGGCGACCCGGAGCGCAATGTCACGCAGGCCCGCGAGGCCCTGCTGGACGCGGTGCCCCTGGACCCGAAGCGGGTGCACGCCATGCCCGCCTCGGACGGCCCGTTCGGCTCGGACGTGGAGGCGGCGGCCGCCGCCTACGCCGAGGAGCTGGCGCGGGCGGCGGGTCCCGAGAACCACGGGTCCGTGCCGACGTTCGACGTCCTGATGCTGGGGGTCGGCCCCGACACGCACGTCGCCTCCCTGTTCCCGGAACTGCCCGCCGTACGGGAGACGGAGCGCACGGTCGTCGGGGTGCACGGCGCCCCCAAGCCCCCGCCGACCCGGGTCACCCTCACGCTCCCCGCGATCCGCGCGGCGCGTGAGGTGTGGCTGCTGGCGGCCGGCGAGGACAAGGCGGAGGCCGCGGCGATCGCCCTGTCCGGCGCGGGCGAGATCCAGGCCCCGGCGGCGGGCGCGCGGGGCCGCTCCCGCACCCTGTGGCTCCTGGACGCGGCGGCTGCCTCGCAGTTGCCGCGGTCGCTGTATCCGCCGGCGATTCCCTGA
- the opcA gene encoding glucose-6-phosphate dehydrogenase assembly protein OpcA yields MKIDLTDTTASKINKSLVKARRAIGTPAVGMVLTLVIVTDEENAYDALKAAGDASREHPSRTLLVIKRVSRSPRDRTQSRLDAEVRVGADAGTGETVVLRLYGEVSEHAQSVVLPLLLPDAPVVVWWPVNAPIDPANDPLGALAQRRVTDTYASEQPVRELSARAGTYTPGDTDLSWTRITPWRSMLAAALDQVVCQVKAVEVEGEEFNPSCELLAMWLADRLDVPVQRSLSSGPGLTAVRLDTDCGPIVLDRADGSLATLSIEGQPDRAVALKRRETSELIAEELRRLDPDDTYASALRFGVDKLHASAPARPAGTGKAAEDGPAKGEAAETPVEDAAKAPAKEATAGEPVKKAAAK; encoded by the coding sequence ATGAAGATAGACCTCACGGACACCACGGCCAGCAAGATCAACAAGTCGCTGGTGAAGGCCCGGCGGGCCATCGGCACGCCGGCCGTCGGCATGGTGCTGACGCTGGTCATCGTCACGGACGAGGAGAACGCCTACGACGCCCTGAAGGCCGCCGGCGACGCCTCGCGCGAGCACCCCTCGCGCACGCTGCTGGTGATCAAGCGTGTCTCGCGCTCGCCCCGGGACCGCACGCAGTCCCGGCTGGACGCCGAGGTGCGGGTGGGCGCCGACGCCGGGACCGGCGAGACGGTGGTGCTTCGCCTCTACGGCGAGGTGTCCGAGCACGCCCAGTCCGTCGTCCTGCCGCTGCTGCTGCCGGACGCCCCGGTGGTGGTGTGGTGGCCGGTGAACGCGCCGATCGACCCGGCGAACGACCCGCTGGGCGCGCTCGCCCAGCGCCGGGTGACCGACACGTACGCCTCGGAGCAGCCGGTGCGCGAGCTGTCGGCGCGCGCCGGGACGTACACGCCGGGCGACACCGACCTGTCCTGGACCCGGATCACGCCGTGGCGCTCGATGCTGGCGGCGGCCCTGGACCAGGTGGTCTGCCAGGTGAAGGCCGTCGAGGTGGAGGGCGAGGAGTTCAATCCGAGCTGCGAGCTGCTGGCGATGTGGCTCGCGGACCGGCTGGACGTCCCCGTGCAGCGCTCGCTGTCGTCGGGTCCCGGCCTGACGGCGGTACGGCTGGACACCGACTGCGGCCCGATCGTCCTCGACCGGGCCGACGGCTCGCTGGCGACGCTGTCCATCGAGGGGCAACCGGACCGGGCGGTGGCGCTGAAGCGACGGGAGACGTCCGAGCTGATCGCGGAGGAGCTGCGCCGGCTCGACCCGGACGACACCTACGCCTCGGCGCTGCGCTTCGGCGTGGACAAGCTGCACGCGTCCGCGCCCGCCCGGCCCGCCGGGACCGGGAAGGCGGCGGAGGACGGGCCGGCCAAAGGAGAAGCGGCCGAGACTCCTGTCGAAGACGCCGCCAAGGCCCCGGCGAAGGAAGCGACGGCGGGGGAACCGGTGAAGAAGGCGGCGGCCAAGTGA
- a CDS encoding ABC transporter permease subunit, whose product MTATLVDKAGPRPPAASPGATRARRSRRRARVIALLFVLPALLLLGALVVYPVLFSVGRSFFDASGTRFVGGDNYTEMFRDPATLKAIRNTTIWVVVAPALLTGLGLILAVLVEKVRWATAFKLLLFMPMAVSFLAAGIIFRLAYDEDPDKGVLNAAAVSVHDMFQDTSAYPTARARDGQGLTKAPDGAYRTTGTVSPGQSVSLGLVGVLPADLPDGTRPAYEAARRTAGAGELTGVVYLDFTPGGGGKQGVVDRRESGLPEMRVEAVRAGETVATTTTASDGSFRFDGLDDGAYTVRLPASNFAAPYEGISWLGPTLVTPAIIGAYLWIWTGFAMVLIGAGLSALPRDSLEAARMDGANEWQIFRRITVPLLAPVLTVVFITLVINVMKVFDLVYIIAPGPVQEDATVLATQMWLVSFGGGNNQGLGSALGVLLLLLVIPAMVFNVRRFKRSQR is encoded by the coding sequence ATGACCGCGACCCTCGTCGACAAGGCGGGGCCCCGGCCGCCCGCCGCGAGCCCCGGCGCGACCCGCGCCCGGCGCTCGCGGCGGCGCGCCCGCGTCATCGCCCTGCTCTTCGTCCTCCCCGCGCTGCTCCTGCTGGGCGCCCTGGTCGTCTACCCGGTGCTGTTCTCCGTCGGCCGCAGCTTCTTCGACGCCTCCGGCACCCGATTCGTGGGCGGCGACAACTACACCGAGATGTTCCGGGACCCGGCCACCCTCAAGGCCATCCGCAACACCACGATCTGGGTCGTGGTGGCCCCGGCGCTGCTCACCGGCCTCGGCCTCATCCTGGCCGTGCTCGTGGAGAAGGTCCGCTGGGCGACCGCGTTCAAGCTGCTGCTGTTCATGCCGATGGCCGTCTCCTTCCTCGCCGCCGGCATCATCTTCCGGCTCGCCTACGACGAGGACCCGGACAAGGGCGTGCTCAACGCCGCCGCCGTCTCCGTGCACGACATGTTCCAGGACACCTCGGCCTACCCCACGGCCCGCGCCCGCGACGGGCAGGGACTGACGAAGGCGCCTGATGGCGCCTACCGCACGACCGGCACCGTCTCGCCCGGGCAGAGCGTCTCCCTGGGCCTGGTCGGCGTCCTGCCCGCCGACCTGCCCGACGGCACGCGGCCGGCGTACGAGGCCGCCCGGCGCACGGCCGGCGCCGGTGAGCTGACCGGCGTCGTCTACCTGGACTTCACCCCCGGCGGAGGAGGGAAGCAGGGCGTCGTCGACCGGCGCGAGAGCGGACTGCCCGAGATGAGGGTCGAGGCGGTGCGCGCGGGGGAGACCGTCGCCACCACGACCACGGCGTCCGACGGCTCCTTCCGCTTCGACGGCCTGGACGACGGCGCGTACACGGTCCGGCTGCCCGCCTCGAACTTCGCCGCGCCCTACGAGGGCATCTCCTGGCTCGGCCCCACGCTGGTCACCCCGGCGATCATCGGGGCGTACCTGTGGATCTGGACCGGGTTCGCGATGGTCCTGATCGGCGCGGGCCTGTCCGCCCTGCCCCGGGACTCGCTGGAGGCGGCCCGGATGGACGGCGCCAACGAGTGGCAGATCTTCCGCCGGATCACCGTGCCGCTGCTCGCGCCGGTCCTCACCGTCGTCTTCATCACCCTCGTCATCAACGTGATGAAGGTCTTCGACCTCGTCTACATCATCGCGCCCGGACCGGTGCAGGAGGACGCGACCGTGCTCGCGACCCAGATGTGGCTGGTGTCGTTCGGCGGCGGCAACAACCAGGGTCTCGGCAGCGCCCTCGGCGTCCTGCTCCTGCTCCTGGTCATCCCCGCCATGGTCTTCAACGTCCGCCGCTTCAAGAGGAGTCAGCGATGA
- a CDS encoding ABC transporter substrate-binding protein, with product MRWIHAAGRGLLVLAVILTGYVASGARADDGPGAGRGPMTLATAGDLTGYLGSVLDGWNRTHPDERVTLVELPDSADETHAQMTTDLRGGDRSRFDILNIDVSWTSEFAAQGWIRPLERDRFPLGTFLKPVVGTATYDGRLYAVPYVTNAGLLLYRKDILAKEGVDPPRTWDELEQAARTIAPKYGLDGYAGQFLPYEGLTVNAAEAVYSAGGTILGDEGERVTVDSAAARDGIDFLARGVREGWIPKQALTYKEEESKQAFQDGRLLFLRNWPYAYAVASAEGSPVAGKIGAVPLPGPDGPGTSVLGGSNLAVSTHARHPDSAARLLAYLTSEHVQRQVLTRGALPPVRADLYEDPELIRRFPYLPTLRESVRTAAPRPKSPRYGQVSLVVQAVVRDAMAGHDTSEAAVRRLARELDAIAR from the coding sequence ATGCGGTGGATCCACGCCGCCGGTAGGGGCCTTCTCGTCCTGGCCGTGATCCTGACCGGGTACGTCGCCTCGGGAGCCCGTGCCGACGACGGTCCCGGAGCGGGCCGCGGGCCGATGACCCTGGCCACCGCGGGCGACCTCACCGGGTATCTCGGCTCCGTCCTGGACGGCTGGAACCGCACGCACCCCGACGAGCGGGTCACCCTCGTCGAACTGCCCGACTCGGCCGACGAGACCCACGCGCAGATGACGACGGACCTGCGCGGCGGCGACCGCAGCCGCTTCGACATCCTCAACATCGACGTCAGCTGGACCTCGGAGTTCGCCGCCCAGGGCTGGATCCGCCCCCTGGAGCGCGACCGCTTCCCGCTCGGCACCTTCCTGAAGCCCGTCGTGGGCACGGCGACCTACGACGGACGGCTGTACGCGGTCCCGTACGTCACCAACGCCGGTCTGCTGCTGTACCGCAAGGACATCCTCGCCAAGGAGGGCGTCGACCCGCCGCGCACCTGGGACGAACTGGAACAGGCCGCGCGGACGATCGCGCCGAAGTACGGACTCGACGGGTACGCGGGCCAGTTCCTGCCGTACGAGGGGCTCACCGTCAACGCCGCCGAGGCGGTCTACTCGGCGGGCGGCACCATCCTCGGGGACGAGGGCGAACGCGTCACCGTCGACTCCGCGGCCGCCCGCGACGGCATCGACTTCCTGGCGCGCGGGGTGCGCGAGGGCTGGATCCCGAAACAGGCGCTCACGTACAAGGAGGAGGAGTCCAAGCAGGCCTTCCAGGACGGGCGCCTGTTGTTCCTCCGCAACTGGCCGTACGCCTACGCCGTCGCGTCGGCCGAGGGCTCACCGGTCGCCGGGAAGATCGGCGCCGTCCCGCTGCCCGGGCCCGACGGCCCCGGCACGAGTGTGCTCGGCGGTTCCAACCTGGCCGTCAGCACCCACGCCCGGCACCCCGACTCGGCGGCCCGGCTGCTCGCCTACCTGACCAGTGAGCACGTCCAGCGGCAGGTGCTCACGCGCGGCGCCCTGCCGCCCGTGCGGGCCGACCTGTACGAGGACCCGGAGCTGATCCGGAGGTTCCCGTATCTGCCGACGCTGCGCGAGAGCGTGCGGACGGCCGCTCCCCGCCCCAAGAGCCCGCGCTACGGGCAGGTGAGCCTCGTGGTGCAGGCGGTCGTGCGGGACGCGATGGCCGGGCACGACACGTCCGAGGCCGCGGTGCGCCGGCTGGCGCGCGAGCTCGACGCCATCGCGCGCTGA
- a CDS encoding carbohydrate ABC transporter permease produces MNAVRRGLGNSLVQAFLVVVGLVWLTPLAGLFLSSMRSAEDTAKGGWWTAFTSPGQLSFDNYSALLGNSGITQAFWNTVLISVPTTVLVVVLAALAGYAFAWLDFPGREAVFLLVVALLVVPVQIGLLPVAKLFGQLGLFGTIPGVVLFHVAYGLPFAVFLLRNYFAEMPKEMLEAARMDGGTEWRIFTRLVLPVGRPAIASLAIFQFLWVWNDMLVALLFADSSSQPLTVELQSQIRQFGSNIDVLAPGAFLSLVVPVVVFFAFQRHFVQGVMAGSVK; encoded by the coding sequence ATGAACGCGGTCAGGCGCGGCCTGGGCAACTCGCTCGTGCAGGCCTTCCTCGTGGTGGTCGGCCTGGTCTGGCTGACCCCGCTCGCCGGACTGTTCCTGTCGTCGATGCGGTCCGCCGAGGACACCGCGAAGGGCGGCTGGTGGACGGCCTTCACCAGCCCCGGCCAGCTGTCCTTCGACAACTACTCGGCCCTGCTCGGCAACTCCGGGATCACGCAGGCCTTCTGGAACACGGTCCTGATCTCGGTGCCGACGACCGTCCTGGTGGTGGTGCTCGCCGCCCTCGCCGGGTACGCCTTCGCCTGGCTGGACTTCCCGGGCCGCGAGGCGGTCTTCCTGCTCGTGGTGGCCCTGCTGGTGGTGCCCGTGCAGATCGGCCTGCTCCCGGTCGCCAAACTCTTCGGTCAGCTCGGCCTGTTCGGCACGATCCCCGGCGTCGTCCTGTTCCACGTGGCCTACGGTCTGCCGTTCGCGGTGTTCCTGCTGCGGAACTACTTCGCGGAGATGCCCAAGGAGATGCTGGAGGCCGCCCGCATGGACGGCGGCACCGAGTGGCGGATCTTCACCCGTCTGGTCCTGCCGGTCGGCCGACCGGCGATCGCCTCCCTGGCCATCTTCCAGTTCCTGTGGGTCTGGAACGACATGCTGGTGGCGCTGCTCTTCGCCGACAGCTCCTCGCAGCCGCTCACCGTGGAACTGCAGTCGCAGATCCGTCAGTTCGGCAGCAACATCGACGTCCTGGCGCCGGGGGCGTTCCTGTCCCTGGTGGTGCCGGTGGTCGTGTTCTTCGCGTTCCAGCGGCACTTCGTGCAGGGAGTGATGGCGGGCTCGGTGAAGTAG
- a CDS encoding ABC transporter ATP-binding protein, whose translation MSDDPTPVLRAEGLVKTHHGEGAPAHAVRGVDLRVRRGEFVAVTGPSGAGKSTLLHLLGGLQRPDSGSIWLDGECADGWREARWAVERRKRIGIVFQFFNLVSDLSVADNVELPALLAGVPPKRARAERADLLAELGLEGKERSMPGELSGGEQQRVALARALVNRPPLLLADEPAGSLDSKGTREVMRLLTRFHQRGQTIVLVTHDARLASAADRVISFFDGRIADDAALDGGAPPRRAGASGVLELRD comes from the coding sequence GTGAGCGACGACCCCACTCCTGTGCTGCGCGCCGAGGGCCTGGTCAAGACGCATCACGGCGAAGGCGCCCCGGCCCACGCCGTGCGGGGTGTCGACCTCCGCGTGCGACGCGGCGAGTTCGTCGCCGTCACCGGCCCGTCCGGTGCCGGCAAGTCGACCCTGCTGCATCTGCTCGGCGGTCTGCAGCGCCCGGACAGCGGCAGCATCTGGCTGGACGGCGAGTGCGCGGACGGCTGGCGCGAGGCCCGCTGGGCGGTCGAGCGCCGCAAGCGCATCGGCATCGTGTTCCAGTTCTTCAACCTGGTCTCCGACCTGTCCGTCGCCGACAACGTGGAGCTGCCCGCCCTGCTGGCCGGCGTCCCGCCGAAGCGGGCCCGCGCCGAGCGCGCGGACCTGCTGGCCGAGCTGGGCCTGGAGGGCAAGGAGCGCAGCATGCCGGGCGAGCTGTCCGGCGGTGAGCAGCAGCGCGTCGCGCTCGCCCGGGCCCTGGTGAACCGTCCGCCGCTGCTGCTGGCCGACGAGCCCGCGGGCAGCCTGGACAGCAAGGGCACCCGTGAGGTGATGCGGCTGCTGACCCGGTTCCACCAGCGCGGCCAGACCATCGTGCTGGTCACCCACGACGCCCGGCTCGCGAGCGCCGCCGACCGTGTGATCAGCTTCTTCGACGGCCGGATAGCCGACGACGCGGCGCTCGACGGCGGTGCCCCGCCCCGCCGGGCCGGCGCCTCCGGTGTGCTGGAGCTCAGGGACTGA